TCCAAACGCGACAACAAAATTTCCGATAATATAAATCACCAGATACGGGATCATAGCAGGTAGCCTCATCTCCGGCTCCCGTATGCCCCGATTTCTCTTCGTTGCTTTCATGCAGACCCAATCACAGAAGGGGCCATTGGTTGCCAGGCCAATGAATGTGCCAATCAAAATAGCGACATTGAAGAGGCCAATTGTTCGAGAGCCCAGATTGTATGGAGGCACGGCAAAGGCCTGAGACTGCGTGAGGAGTAGAATCAACATGGAATTCGAAGTCCACGACACAACAAATGAAGCTATGCAAGGTATGGGGTaaagaagaagctccagTGGCGTCAAGACGCTCATTAAGAGACTCTGAAAGCCACGGCTGTTGTCGCGTTGCCACGGCTTGAACTGCTTCTTCGAGGGGTAGCCTTTGCCCAACCAAGAATCGGCTTCCACGACGTTGTCTACCGTCATAGTCTTTTCTGCGCTTGCCATTTCGATGTGCTGTTCGAGTTCGACTATTTCGGGCTTATCTGGACTCTCTGTATTAGTGGTTTCCGCGCGTCCGACAGGCACAGCAACAGACTGCTCGGTGTCCGAGATACAAGTGCGATTCCAGTTTGTCTCCGGGAAGAAAAGGAGTAACAACAGAAAGATGGTGCACAGGAGACCAGTATTTAACCAGAAAAAACTACGCCAGCCGGTGTTTTGCGACATTGGCCCGGAGATGATCGGTCCAACCTAGAAGCTATACTGAGTACGTTTGTCACTAGAATGATGGAGACAGTATTTACCATAAGCCCTCCGAAGTAGAAGCTGAAATAAAGTGTCTGGTAGGCgcctcgttgatgaagaaacATAGTATCTGTGATGATTTGGGGCAGCGCAGTCTATGATACAGTCTTAAGTTAGCGTCAGGCCATATTCAATTCTCGTTCTTGTGCAGGTCCTATCATACTTCTGCAGGTCCGGCTGCAAAGCCGTTGAGAATGCATGCCCCCATAAAGCTGTTATAGCTGGTAGCCAAGGCACGCCAAAGATTAGCAGCCATGCAAAGTGCAGTTGAAGCCAGTAAGACCGGTCTTCGTCCGTACGACATCATCAAGGGCACCCTTATCGCACGATAATATTAGCCAGTGTATCATTGTATAAAGAGTGCCACTTGCCAGAAGAAATTGCTGAACCCTAAAACAAGGATACCAACACCGGCGAATTGCACGACCTGAGGAAGGCTCGCATTGAAAGATTCCATCAGCTGAGGATATATCGGGGCTACGGCCTGGGGCGCCAGAGCCTGCGAAAAGGACATGGCTGTGGTTATAGAGATGACACCAAATTTCCACCAGCGATTCCAGTTCTATTCTAGTGAATTAGCCAGCGCCCAAATACCTCGGTTCATGCAATTTCCGCGAGTCAAGGTTTACCAAAGGGTCATGGGGGCTGGCAGAGGGCTGAGGGACGAGGACTGCATCGGCGTTGGCGGAAGACTTGATAAGATTATGAGATCCCACATCTCGCATAATTTCTGTTCCAGGGTATATTTTAATGCTGAgttcctcttccagtctGGACCACGAAGGTAGAATAAGCAGTTAGGTTTAGCAATCTATTGAGCTGACGCCCACCAGTTGTACGTACCGTCGCCGAACCTTGTAGTCAGGGTTAGCACAAGCTCTAATCATTCCCTCTGTGGTGCCAACGTACGGTTTCCTCAGAGTTCAAGTCCATGTTGGATGCTACCGAGGTGCTGTTACTGTTCAGGATCTGGAAAGGTAGTAAGGCTATCGCTGGAGGGACAGTTTTCATGTCAAAATCGCTGTATTCTTTTTCTATATAAGCTAGCAATGCACCATGCACAATCCCATAACCGCCGTCGGCGGGCCGCCTTCCTTACATAGCCACGCATAGAATTGTCAGTAAGATACCGATTAGTTAGTGTTCCGAGCCCAGTATCACTCCCAGTCCCGCAGTTCGGAACGAACCTCGGGACCACTATATTGGCGCCTACGATGTTCGGGCGCTTCAGAATATCCTCCGACCTTTCGGATTCATTTCCGTGTAAACGGAATCAGCGTGgacaaagaggagaagccaGGAAATTGGCAACGAAAGGGAAAATATTTCTTGACCAACCGATTTTAAGGCCCATCAGAGCAGCCGGATCCAGAAGGCTAGGCATATCCGAGAAGTTTTATAGAACTAAGTGAAGTCGCGGCGTACGGCCGACGAGCGAGGGCTTGGGATTTCCAAAAGATAGTGAGTCGTAAATCACTAACAATATGCATCCTACCAGTAGTTATTAAATTGAGCAGTGGCAATTACTGGCTGGCTATGCTGTCAATCACTACATCAATTAGGCTCAAGTTTCTCAAACGACACTCGAAATGAGGACAGTTCGTTCCTATTCTAATTCTTCAAAGGATTCCACCACTTCCAGCAAAATCCGTACTAGTTCTTCAGGGATTTGCCACATTTCGTTGTGTCTCCCGGTAGCCGCTACCTCCTCAACTCTCAACCAGGTTGTTGCTCGCGAAGTGAGGTGGAGTTTCATATGCGCCGTCTGAGAATATGGAACCAGCTCATCAGTATGGCTCTGTGCGAGTACTACCTTCCGTCCTTCCGGCCATTCCGTTGACCAGTCGTCCACGGCAGTGGGACATGCGGAAGCCCAAACCTCCTTGTCCTGCCCAAAGGCGCCCCTCGTAAAGGCATCGTAGATGGGAGCAATGTCGCCATGAGATTCATCGGGCCGCGAAAGAAACCTGGGCAGGTCATAGAGACCGTTTAGACCAACGATTACTTGCGGCCTTTTCAGCGGTATAGAGCCGCCAAAGCCCCAGCGTTTGTGATCCATAACGGCCTGAAATGCCAACATCGCACCGCAACTGTGCCCCGCAAGGATATATCCCATCCCGAGGGCTCCAATCTTCTGAAGGTATGATAGCCCTGCCAGAACGTCGCAGATATGATCTGGATGTTTAGCGGTGCGAGAAGGATCGACTGGAGCTTCAGGGTCGCGGGGAGGCGATGGATGCGTCGGGTGTCGAGGGTGTTGGGAAAGGCGGTAGTTTAGAGACGCAATTCCAGCAATAGCTGGACGTTCTTCCAGGCATGTTCTTTCGAGCAGTCTGAGTGCTGTTGGTTCGAACGAAGACGAATCCACGAGCGGGTCGCGCCAGGCGCCACCGTGGATATAGACAATCCAAGGACCCTTTCGACATGGTattgcggcggaggaatCTGCTGCGGTTCCAATATCCTCAATACCTTGACTCGGGATCCAAAGGTCTAGTGTTTGAAGATATGTTGAGTCGGACACGTACGGCACACGCCGTTTGTGTAAAActccattcccattcccgACTATAGCCCATGGGGTCGAGGTCCAGGTGGATTCTGTCATGTTGTAAAAACGTTTATTTTCTTTGATAGGCGGGGGCAGACGACCTTGCATCCAGAATGGGGTGATTCATtggaagaaaataaatagcAGTGCAGATGTTCGGTTCAGTGCATTACTAGGATAATGGAGGAAGAGTCGATAAGTAGGCCCCCGCAGGACTGCGAAACAGACCCGGTAAAACAATACCACTACGCCTTGGATCCGAGTAATTCGCGGAGCACGGATCGTAACCCTCGGGGGTCCCTCTTACACCGGAAAAGGACCGCGCTCGCGGGGTAGGCCTGTCGGTTAGTGTGGACGACCCGAATGGTTTCCAGAATCACAATAACCCTCATGTTGCTTGCCATAAACCCTGGTATCGTATCTTGCTATGCCTGCCCTCTATAGCAAGCCCTTGTTCAGCTCGCCGCCGGCCAGCTAGTCGCTCGTAGAACCTTCATTTACTCGCTGTCAACTTTTGCCAATGCCACAAAATCTGGCCAAGGCCCGGAAGTGAGTCTCAGGAGCTAGAGAAGGATTTAAAACGAGGATACGCTTCTACGTGGGTTGCCATGAGGTGAGAGCACGCAGTTCAACACGTACGGTCAGCGTTTGCAGATATGGGGCTTCATTACGAGTCCTCGGGCATCGTTGTGTTCAATGCTGTCTATTGTATCTAAGTACAGATTCTTGCGCTCCACCTGTCGATTGCATTATCTGAAACGGACAACTATATAACGGCCGTGGTATAAATAGGCTCCTCGGGGCGGTGTCATTGGACTTGTCTTCCAGTCACCTCAGTTTCTTCCCATCGTAGTACTCCACGTAGCTCTGTTCATATCCAAGAATCCATCGACCCCAGTAGGCGCCCGATGTAAGCAGAATTCTACTGGCTATGCGGCCCAGGGACTCCCACGGGAGTGGAACGGCCAAAGGCGTATCGCCGCTGTGTAGGAAGACTAAGAGTTGGAAGATGCTCGGCTCTCGTTTGGCGGTTTTGCAGTCATCCAAATATCCAAAGAAGTTTCTGAAAAACTGCTGTTCGTTCTCGTACGACTCGGGTGACAGGTGAATATCGACAACCAAGTCTCGTGTCTCGGTGGCGTTTTCGAACCGATGGTAATTGCCTGCCTTGACGGACGCTGTGGCCTGCCCGCCTGGCTCGTCAGACAAGATGGTGAATGGCTCTTTTTCAACCCCTCGATAGAAGCGCCCTTTGCCCGATCGTACATGAAAGAACTCGTCTTGGTAGATATGATAGTGGAATGGCGGCTGGATAATGGAGACCCCATTCTCCTTGCTCGTTGGAGGGATCCTGTGCGTCATGATGTAGTGCGAGCCTGGGGCTGAGAAGGTGACGGATGACCGCCCGCCTTCATACGAGATCGGATTGTTCTCAGCATTGCTAGTTCGCGGAGGTTCTGCAGGTCTCAAGATGGAAAACATGTTGACGGTGAAGGGAATGGAAGAGTACTGCTTGTTCAGCGGGCATATCGGTCGAAGTAATAGAGGGAAAAGGGAGAGCCATCAACCAGCCTGAATTGAGGCCTGTTGAAGTTGAGCATGGACACGCACGGTCCCATATCAGCGTCCCGAAAACAGCCTCCGAGTTTTTGAATTTGGAGAATCGGGCCTGTTCATGAGGAGACAATTGGGTCTACTGTTCCTTGGCTACAAGATGGTCCCGAGCTTCGAGGCCCGTGGTTCGGAACCATCCCTGGCCCTAACAACATCAGCAGAGCAGCCGTTGCCTTTCCCCGAATATGGTCCGAACTTCTGGATCCAGCAGAGTATCATTGGCGTACACAATTTGTCTTTCCGACTTATCGCGGAATGTGTCCTCGGTTTCGGGGCTACCAATAAACGCCCCAGGTCGCTGGCTCTGGGATTTCCGTTACTCTATTATACGCTCTCATCCTCCCTATCGTTTTATATAAGGAATTCTGTCTCGCGTGATTTCCCTATTCCTGCGACGAGATAACCACTTCTGGGTGCAAAAAGACACATGATGAAGCGCCCgaacttcctcgtcatcgtcgcggACGACCTTGGCTTTTCGGACGTGGGCGCATATGGCGGAGAGATCAAGACCCCCAATATCGACAGACTTGCCAGGGGAGGAACCCGCTTCACTGACTTTCACGCTGCTTCTGCCTGCTCTCCCACGAGATCGATGCTGCTGAGCGGCACTGATAATCGTATGTAGCATGTCTTCACTGAGCCAGGTCTGCCGTCTCTGACATCTCCTATAGATATCGCCGGCTTGGGTTCGATGGCCGAGGATATGCAGGACAACCAAAAGAACCAGCCAGGGTACGAAGGGTATTTGAACGACCGAGTTGCTGCTTTGCCAGAAGTCCTTCAGGATAACGGCTATCACACCGTGATGTCAGGAAAGTGGCACCTTGGCCTTACACCTGATCGATGGCCATGTAGCAGAGGCTTTGATCGTTCTTACACATTACTCACTGTGGGTTGGTCCTATTACAATACGTACACTACCATAAATACAGACGCTGATGCACCACAAGGGAGCCGCAAATCACTTCGGCTGGGAACCTCAGCTCCAGGAGGCTGAGGAAAAGCCTTCTATCATGTCAAAGATCAATGTGTTCTATGCAGAGGATGATCAGCATATCGCCCCAGAAGACTTGGGTGAAGATTTCTATTCCTCGGAAAGGTTCACCAGCAAACTCATAGAGTACCTTTCGGACCGCTCACAAAAGCAAGAGACTAAATCCAAGCCCTTCTTTGCGTATCTCGCCTACAGCGCACCACATTGGCCACTACAAGCCCCCGACCACGACATTATGGATTACAGAGGCGTTTACGACGACGGCCCGGAAGTTCTCAGACAAAGGCGGCTAGCGAGGTTGAAGCACCTGGGTTTGATTCCTGGTCATACTGTTCCCCATGACGTGGTTGCGGTTGGCGGCCAGAACCTATCAAAAGACTGGAACACATTGAACGCCGAAGAAAGGCGACTCTCCTCTCGGACCATGGAGTGCTTTGCCGGCATGGTACAGAATATGGACAGGCAAATTGGACGTGTGCTTGACCACCTGGCAGAGACGGGTGAGCTAGAAGACACGGTAGTGCTGTTTATGTCAGATAACGGCGCTGAAGGGCTACTCCTCGAGGCTATTCCCCTCATTAAAGGCGATGTGCACGATCATATCGCCAAGTACTACGACAATTCGCTGGATAACATGGGTAGGAAGAACTCTTTCGTCTGGTATGGACCTCACTGGGCGTCAGCTGCGACAGCACCGAGCCGTTTATACAAGCTTTTTACCACTGAGGGTGGTGTGAGGGTCCCGCTTATACTCAACTATCCGCGGCTGAGGACTACGCAAGGGGGGATCGACAGTTCCTTCAGTACAGTGATGGACATTATGCCAACCCTTCTGGAGCTCGCTGGTGTCCATCATCCGGGAACAATGTATAAAGGGCGGCCAATCGTGCCGATGCGCGGCAAGTCCTGGGTTCAGTATCTGAGGGGCATCAGGAAACAGATCCACCCCGATGACTTTGTCATGGGCTGGGAACTTTACGGTAGACAGGCCATCAGACAAGGCGACTATAAAGCGGTTTACATCCCTAAGCCGTATGGACCGGAGAAGTGGCAGCTCTATAACTTGAGAGAAGATCCTGGAGAAACAAATGACCTTGGGGAACTCATGCCAAAGGTTTTGAAGGCTTTGCTATTACAGTGGGACCGATACTCAATGGAAGTGGGAATGGTTACAGGGGGGAGTATGCCTTTTGTGAAGGCGGAGCTATAACTCGAAGCACGTCCCATCAAAGCGCACCTCGTTTGTGGCATCTAATGCTACAGAAACCACAATACTTGCCAATGGAGCAAAATGCTATGCAATTTGAAATAGTCGCAGGGGCTTACCCAAGATACCTGAAGGCTACATATCAACATATAATTGTAACAACCCACACAATAACATAGAGCACGCTGTAAATATGTCCCTCTAACTCCGAACGAATGCCAGATACAGTTATTTCAATCCTGATGGCAAGTACGTTGTATCGAATACCGGTGAGTCAATCCCTGGGCAGTCTATCATAGGCAGGAATACTGTCGAGCCATGACATGTCGCTCATATCCAACAGAAGATCGTTGATATCCGTCAGATCCCCTGCTTCACCAAGCTCAGCCGTTTCATGAACCGGAACATCTGAATCATTCAGACCCAGGCCTAGCTGCCGTCCACAATCACTATTGTCAGGGGCTAGGCTAGGTCGTGGTTCGTCCTCTATCGCGAGGGTTATGGTCACTGATAAGATCTCTAGCGCAATAGCACACTTTTGCGCAGACCCGCTCATTGGCGCGATGGCCTCAAGTATTTGAATTACATGGGACCAGGAAACGGCGTTGATGTATCCTGAGTCTGAGTCGTGGATACGTGGATGAAGCCGAGACGCCAAAAGAACAGTGGCAGCACTATATAGATCTTGGAGGATTGTTAAATAACCCGGGCGTTGGTGACAAGAGATAGTCGGATGGACTTACAAAAGGTATTGTACCACCAGGATGGCAGTGATCCTATGGTCCCATCTCGTGGGAAATTTGTAAATATCAAGTCAATGAGCTCATGGGCAGCTTGAAGGCATAGAATAGAGCAGCGGATAATCAGCCACTGATGCAAGCTCTCTTCCGGGTGTGGATCAGTTTCATCTGGCTTCGTATCTGACAGGCAGAATAAAGAGAACACAGGCCGAAACAGAAGAATCTTTGCATGTAGCAGCCTTTATGTCTTGGGTCAGACGTTTACTGGGTAAGAGCATCGGGTCTGATCCATACCTTGCCCTGCACACAATTGACTGTCTTCGAATGGTGTCGTTCAACCGGGACTCTGGTCGCGAGGGCTGGAGATGAAGGGGCAACGCGTTAGACCAATTGGTTAGGTCCTTATCCAATCGTACGACGGTGGTCATGTCCGTGTTGTGTAGGTCAGCGCGCTGTGGCCTAGTCCGTCCTCTCCGCATCGCATCGTTTCGCATATACAAGGCCGTGAGGATGTCGTCGACTATGGCATAGAGCTCCAAGACCTTGATATAAAAAGCAAGGGGCGGCGGTATTTCAGTAGACG
This region of Aspergillus puulaauensis MK2 DNA, chromosome 5, nearly complete sequence genomic DNA includes:
- a CDS encoding arylsulfatase (COG:P;~EggNog:ENOG410PFR8;~InterPro:IPR017850,IPR000917,IPR024607;~PFAM:PF00884;~go_function: GO:0003824 - catalytic activity [Evidence IEA];~go_function: GO:0008484 - sulfuric ester hydrolase activity [Evidence IEA]) — its product is MMKRPNFLVIVADDLGFSDVGAYGGEIKTPNIDRLARGGTRFTDFHAASACSPTRSMLLSGTDNHIAGLGSMAEDMQDNQKNQPGYEGYLNDRVAALPEVLQDNGYHTVMSGKWHLGLTPDRWPCSRGFDRSYTLLTGAANHFGWEPQLQEAEEKPSIMSKINVFYAEDDQHIAPEDLGEDFYSSERFTSKLIEYLSDRSQKQETKSKPFFAYLAYSAPHWPLQAPDHDIMDYRGVYDDGPEVLRQRRLARLKHLGLIPGHTVPHDVVAVGGQNLSKDWNTLNAEERRLSSRTMECFAGMVQNMDRQIGRVLDHLAETGELEDTVVLFMSDNGAEGLLLEAIPLIKGDVHDHIAKYYDNSLDNMGRKNSFVWYGPHWASAATAPSRLYKLFTTEGGVRVPLILNYPRLRTTQGGIDSSFSTVMDIMPTLLELAGVHHPGTMYKGRPIVPMRGKSWVQYLRGIRKQIHPDDFVMGWELYGRQAIRQGDYKAVYIPKPYGPEKWQLYNLREDPGETNDLGELMPKVLKALLLQWDRYSMEVGMVTGGSMPFVKAEL
- a CDS encoding alpha/beta hydrolase (COG:E;~EggNog:ENOG410PQ49;~InterPro:IPR027519,IPR029058;~go_function: GO:0004061 - arylformamidase activity [Evidence IEA];~go_process: GO:0019441 - tryptophan catabolic process to kynurenine [Evidence IEA]) yields the protein MTESTWTSTPWAIVGNGNGVLHKRRVPYVSDSTYLQTLDLWIPSQGIEDIGTAADSSAAIPCRKGPWIVYIHGGAWRDPLVDSSSFEPTALRLLERTCLEERPAIAGIASLNYRLSQHPRHPTHPSPPRDPEAPVDPSRTAKHPDHICDVLAGLSYLQKIGALGMGYILAGHSCGAMLAFQAVMDHKRWGFGGSIPLKRPQVIVGLNGLYDLPRFLSRPDESHGDIAPIYDAFTRGAFGQDKEVWASACPTAVDDWSTEWPEGRKVVLAQSHTDELVPYSQTAHMKLHLTSRATTWLRVEEVAATGRHNEMWQIPEELVRILLEVVESFEELE
- a CDS encoding fungal specific transcription factor domain-containing protein (COG:S;~EggNog:ENOG410PNBP;~InterPro:IPR007219;~PFAM:PF04082;~go_function: GO:0003677 - DNA binding [Evidence IEA];~go_function: GO:0008270 - zinc ion binding [Evidence IEA];~go_process: GO:0006351 - transcription, DNA-templated [Evidence IEA]); the protein is MGNTAQRCDTNHGIESMTGAAGTPGTGFFGSSSASVFLEQVRAAINAKVSGYAAVPETRASARVVSAPEEDTANSQRIREYLNYELPSRRNADRLVSRYWEVIHPLYPFLLRQTFDKSYQRIWADCIPIAQRIATSKVYFQRARDLLSLSFWESGSIESVQCLLIMAQYLQSTNDVHQCWMSVGQAVRMAQEMGLHLPEPSWLDQSLQERDLLRRIWHGCILMDRLVAMTLGRPAMVSKTVAEARPYPSITDEELLLQDITVTSASSTEIPPPLAFYIKVLELYAIVDDILTALYMRNDAMRRGRTRPQRADLHNTDMTTVVRLDKDLTNWSNALPLHLQPSRPESRLNDTIRRQSIVCRARLLHAKILLFRPVFSLFCLSDTKPDETDPHPEESLHQWLIIRCSILCLQAAHELIDLIFTNFPRDGTIGSLPSWWYNTFYLYSAATVLLASRLHPRIHDSDSGYINAVSWSHVIQILEAIAPMSGSAQKCAIALEILSVTITLAIEDEPRPSLAPDNSDCGRQLGLGLNDSDVPVHETAELGEAGDLTDINDLLLDMSDMSWLDSIPAYDRLPRD
- a CDS encoding uncharacterized protein (COG:G;~EggNog:ENOG410PJEN;~InterPro:IPR036259;~TransMembrane:6 (i54-79o99-123i144-163o169-189i201-220o232-255i)), producing MASAEKTMTVDNVVEADSWLGKGYPSKKQFKPWQRDNSRGFQSLLMSVLTPLELLLYPIPCIASFVVSWTSNSMLILLLTQSQAFAVPPYNLGSRTIGLFNVAILIGTFIGLATNGPFCDWVCMKATKRNRGIREPEMRLPAMIPYLVIYIIGNFVVAFGYQYKWSWKIIVIIGYGCAGIQVATLPSIISTYAVDSYKPVAGMLFVTITINKNLWAYGLTKFITRWSESSGFVIPIMMNMALALFFCSLTIVFYFKGKTFRKWTANSKVHRM
- a CDS encoding uncharacterized protein (COG:G;~EggNog:ENOG410PJEN;~InterPro:IPR036259;~TransMembrane:2 (i67-88o108-129i)); the protein is MDLNSEETVRRRLEEELSIKIYPGTEIMRDVGSHNLIKSSANADAVLVPQPSASPHDPLNWNRWWKFGVISITTAMSFSQALAPQAVAPIYPQLMESFNASLPQVVQFAGVGILVLGFSNFFWQVALFIQ
- a CDS encoding cupin domain-containing protein (COG:S;~EggNog:ENOG410PP6J;~InterPro:IPR014710,IPR011051), coding for MFSILRPAEPPRTSNAENNPISYEGGRSSVTFSAPGSHYIMTHRIPPTSKENGVSIIQPPFHYHIYQDEFFHVRSGKGRFYRGVEKEPFTILSDEPGGQATASVKAGNYHRFENATETRDLVVDIHLSPESYENEQQFFRNFFGYLDDCKTAKREPSIFQLLVFLHSGDTPLAVPLPWESLGRIASRILLTSGAYWGRWILGYEQSYVEYYDGKKLR